Proteins from one Mesotoga infera genomic window:
- a CDS encoding sugar phosphate nucleotidyltransferase, giving the protein MKAMILAAGAGTRLKPLTNKIPKPMLPIIEKPVIEFIIELLARHEVRDIMINISHLGWVMQNYLKSGYRYGVRIGYSFEGHFEKGQLIAEPVGSAGGMRRIQDSSAFFDETFIVVCGDAIIDFDLKTALDFHNSRGSIATILTKEVPNEQVSNYGIVVSDSYGRVGSFQEKPSLEKAGSNMANTGIYIFEPSVFKYIPSGTFYDIGSQLLPDLVKRKESVYSFTTEIDWFDIGRNSDYLSILGQALQGKIKGFKPSGKEITSGLWKGIGTIVEKTAKIITPVFIGANTKIERNVRLEGPTMVGSNCELCEGVDLSNVFVGDYTRIKAGFKGKNILITPDFFIRSDGSTGLISEGPYAELISDTRNLDIR; this is encoded by the coding sequence ATGAAAGCCATGATTTTGGCCGCAGGTGCCGGAACACGGTTGAAACCGCTCACCAACAAGATTCCAAAGCCAATGCTTCCGATAATCGAGAAACCTGTAATCGAGTTTATAATCGAGCTTCTCGCCCGTCATGAAGTCAGGGATATCATGATAAACATTTCACACCTGGGCTGGGTTATGCAAAACTACCTAAAAAGTGGTTACAGGTACGGAGTGAGAATAGGATACTCTTTCGAGGGTCATTTCGAGAAGGGTCAACTCATAGCCGAACCGGTCGGATCGGCAGGAGGCATGCGAAGAATCCAGGACAGCTCTGCCTTTTTCGATGAAACCTTTATTGTGGTCTGTGGCGATGCGATCATAGATTTCGACTTAAAAACAGCTCTCGATTTTCACAACTCTAGAGGTTCGATCGCAACTATCCTGACAAAAGAAGTTCCTAACGAGCAGGTTTCCAATTACGGAATAGTGGTAAGCGATTCATATGGCCGTGTAGGCTCCTTTCAGGAGAAACCTTCCCTGGAAAAGGCCGGATCTAATATGGCCAACACAGGCATCTACATCTTTGAACCGTCCGTATTCAAATATATCCCTTCCGGAACGTTTTATGATATAGGTAGCCAGCTTCTCCCCGATCTTGTGAAGAGAAAGGAGTCTGTATATTCTTTCACGACTGAAATTGACTGGTTCGACATCGGCAGAAACTCCGACTATTTATCGATACTGGGTCAGGCTCTTCAGGGAAAGATCAAGGGCTTCAAGCCATCGGGTAAAGAGATCACTTCAGGTTTGTGGAAGGGAATCGGTACGATCGTCGAGAAGACAGCCAAAATAATCACGCCTGTTTTCATAGGCGCCAACACCAAAATCGAAAGGAACGTAAGGCTTGAAGGGCCAACTATGGTAGGTTCCAACTGTGAACTTTGCGAGGGAGTCGATCTCAGTAACGTCTTCGTCGGAGACTACACAAGGATAAAAGCGGGATTTAAAGGTAAAAACATACTCATCACTCCCGACTTTTTCATAAGGTCTGATGGTTCAACCGGTTTGATCTCGGAAGGTCCATACGCGGAGCTTATCTCCGATACCAGAAATTTGGATATCCGTTGA
- a CDS encoding pyridoxamine 5'-phosphate oxidase family protein has translation MFKKLRRHDKKLSLEEGRDILERGVFGVLSTIGEDGYPYGTPLNYVFDDGHIYFHSACEGHKISNILFSNKVSFCVVDSVEVLPSSFSTNYKSVVAYGIASLVAEASEKLYVLKKIVEKFSPDFEKESEEVLKGSLNTTCIIRIDVQHITCKGNIEV, from the coding sequence TTGTTCAAAAAACTAAGGAGACACGATAAAAAGCTCTCACTTGAGGAAGGTAGAGATATACTTGAAAGAGGTGTTTTTGGAGTCCTTTCAACCATAGGAGAAGATGGCTATCCCTACGGCACTCCACTTAACTACGTATTTGATGACGGCCACATATACTTTCATAGCGCCTGCGAAGGCCACAAGATAAGCAATATACTATTCAGCAACAAGGTTTCTTTTTGCGTTGTGGATTCCGTTGAAGTACTTCCATCCAGTTTTTCAACCAACTACAAAAGTGTTGTGGCTTATGGAATAGCCTCTTTAGTAGCCGAAGCTTCAGAGAAGCTGTACGTTCTGAAAAAAATCGTCGAAAAGTTTTCACCCGATTTCGAAAAAGAAAGTGAAGAAGTATTGAAAGGGTCTTTGAATACAACCTGTATAATCAGGATCGATGTACAACATATTACTTGCAAAGGAAATATTGAAGTATAA
- a CDS encoding InlB B-repeat-containing protein gives MRKARLLLFSIFFLIFFFTSCPLKNTFTLTMQKEGNGTTDPTIGTHQFGKNVNVTVRAYPDSGWEFDSWEGGVAAPDATETTIFMDRDRTVKAKFVEINQIGKVIEKLDPSVPLSFYHAEELLPLLEDNIDKFLQLLSQGSYLERWAAAYAFQRSLLDNSTLEELEDYLSDPDPTIKALIAVAFLLNGDEKGKAVLEGMLADDNPMNFSVPPQRLSDFSLVILNNYYPLEYPLAGYEEQTTSVTGGPCDYTVTVTAVFHGAGATDTLVETWETQAEEIWNGPTGSREWGNGCCTVTFDFDFDVLEEGEDPPEGVHVIEVKDVSSAHTSWVATPLPTPGSTETTTGEWDNLDSGPVVAHEIGHLMGLDDEYHYDEDGNYVNDNPQPEGSPPSIMAQTWNGAQPLTQHMDAIMAAADIQCECDYSMTITPEYDINISPGVHTVEVTVVRADGTPAKGTTVTFTVIGNPNIEDTEVKTGEDGKASFTYFREFCYTNEDEVEAWAKCNAHAMALKQWISLSWILPGFISPYNGQMDFPYSTPLIILFEIEPKSAEEAENLEFFVKLFRGEIELFAWKGKETAVETGLLLEPGTEYRIEITPVSGPPETEGNMVICTFTTADFTTD, from the coding sequence ATGAGGAAAGCCCGTTTGTTGTTGTTTTCAATTTTCTTTTTGATCTTCTTTTTCACCAGCTGTCCATTGAAAAACACTTTCACGCTCACCATGCAGAAGGAAGGTAACGGAACCACCGATCCGACCATAGGGACTCATCAGTTCGGTAAAAACGTAAACGTAACTGTCAGGGCATACCCCGATTCCGGCTGGGAATTCGATAGCTGGGAGGGCGGGGTAGCCGCACCGGATGCGACGGAAACCACAATTTTCATGGATAGAGATAGAACTGTAAAAGCGAAATTCGTCGAAATAAACCAAATCGGGAAGGTTATTGAAAAGCTGGACCCCTCGGTACCACTCAGTTTTTACCATGCAGAAGAGCTTCTACCTCTATTGGAAGACAACATCGATAAGTTCCTCCAACTACTCTCTCAAGGAAGCTATCTGGAAAGATGGGCGGCCGCATATGCTTTCCAGAGAAGCCTGCTGGACAACAGTACGCTCGAAGAGCTGGAGGATTATCTTTCCGATCCTGACCCCACGATAAAGGCTCTTATAGCCGTAGCTTTCTTGCTCAACGGAGATGAAAAGGGGAAAGCCGTGCTGGAGGGGATGCTTGCAGACGATAATCCTATGAACTTTTCGGTACCACCGCAGAGATTGTCGGATTTCTCTCTTGTTATCTTGAATAACTACTATCCGCTGGAGTATCCACTAGCTGGATACGAAGAGCAGACTACCAGTGTGACGGGAGGGCCATGCGACTATACAGTAACGGTCACGGCGGTCTTTCATGGCGCGGGCGCTACCGATACTCTCGTGGAGACCTGGGAGACTCAGGCCGAGGAGATCTGGAACGGCCCGACCGGTTCTAGGGAGTGGGGAAACGGTTGTTGCACGGTTACCTTCGATTTCGATTTCGATGTACTCGAAGAAGGTGAAGACCCCCCCGAAGGAGTCCATGTTATCGAAGTTAAAGATGTCAGCAGTGCTCACACTTCGTGGGTTGCGACGCCCCTCCCGACACCCGGTTCAACCGAAACAACGACCGGAGAGTGGGACAACCTCGATAGCGGACCGGTAGTAGCCCACGAAATAGGACACCTGATGGGACTCGACGACGAATATCATTACGACGAAGATGGAAATTACGTCAACGACAACCCCCAGCCGGAAGGAAGCCCTCCTAGCATCATGGCGCAGACCTGGAATGGCGCTCAACCGCTAACGCAGCATATGGATGCGATTATGGCGGCCGCCGATATCCAGTGCGAATGCGATTACTCCATGACGATCACCCCTGAGTACGATATCAACATCTCACCGGGAGTTCATACCGTCGAGGTAACCGTTGTCAGGGCAGATGGGACTCCGGCCAAAGGAACCACGGTGACTTTCACCGTGATAGGCAATCCCAACATCGAAGACACGGAAGTAAAAACGGGCGAAGATGGAAAGGCTTCGTTCACTTATTTTCGTGAATTCTGCTATACCAACGAAGATGAAGTAGAAGCCTGGGCAAAATGCAACGCACACGCAATGGCTCTAAAACAATGGATAAGTTTGAGCTGGATTTTACCGGGGTTTATCTCGCCGTACAACGGTCAGATGGATTTTCCCTATTCGACTCCTCTGATAATTCTCTTTGAAATAGAACCAAAAAGCGCCGAAGAGGCCGAAAACCTCGAATTTTTCGTCAAACTCTTTCGCGGTGAAATAGAACTATTCGCGTGGAAGGGTAAAGAAACTGCGGTGGAGACGGGCCTTTTGCTCGAACCGGGAACGGAATACAGAATAGAGATCACACCTGTTTCGGGTCCTCCGGAGACTGAGGGCAACATGGTGATCTGTACTTTCACTACCGCTGATTTCACGACCGATTGA
- a CDS encoding DUF2207 domain-containing protein, which produces MKKIVLRLIIGVIIGVISWGVVSLILSEGLGESFSSITEIENVKVLMEIDKDGLLTVTETIDYRFKKPYRGIYRELPADRAGSLYSEIEVTATGKEIKYIERMGGASSRSIRLWFVPYNSSSVEPSVGEDRVTVTYRYTVRRAVEIGTDVAQIFRKIWGEDTASWVKSVNATITFPEDMQITNFYTHPAVVVTRSGNVFELEMKNVPPKSYVEFRAVVPLQATSTMKQVNLATGGAFDSKFLESAERKDSLLRIVSQWVVPIAVVLLTPFVLLIAFRKYGREHEVGYFGEYERELPTDDAADVVNAAVKNMAGVVDNDGIGSAMMELYRKNYIDFERGKGDKVDGIIIKSRDSSALRPTEAAFLKFLDKYDENDLFDFSDVKKKATKSQSKARAFTSDLGVYKDKVNNTVKSKGLLDTRGNSIAKGYSTLMLLLSILMLIVHSNPAISHLRLFSLVFYGVLWTTSFVVFMMPRDVFGRWTPEGRVFYLKWMGFKKYLEDYSLLNEKPPESIILWEEYLVYATALGIADTVRKNLNRIVPEDIWRDQSSHPLIYYPVTAYAINSFNTLTTSVRAASSSGSGGGGFGGGGSGGGGGGGGTGGF; this is translated from the coding sequence ATGAAGAAGATAGTCCTTCGTTTGATTATCGGTGTAATCATTGGGGTCATCTCGTGGGGAGTCGTTTCCTTGATTCTCAGTGAAGGCCTCGGCGAGAGTTTTTCCTCGATCACTGAAATCGAGAACGTGAAAGTACTTATGGAGATAGATAAGGACGGCCTGTTGACGGTAACCGAAACGATCGACTACCGTTTCAAAAAACCTTACAGGGGAATATACAGAGAACTTCCGGCCGATCGGGCGGGAAGCCTTTACAGCGAGATCGAAGTTACCGCTACCGGTAAAGAAATAAAATATATAGAACGCATGGGAGGCGCGAGTTCCAGGTCAATCAGATTGTGGTTCGTGCCTTACAACTCCTCCAGCGTAGAACCCTCCGTTGGTGAGGATCGTGTAACTGTCACTTACCGCTACACGGTCAGAAGGGCAGTAGAGATCGGTACAGATGTCGCACAGATTTTCAGAAAAATCTGGGGCGAGGATACGGCCAGCTGGGTGAAGAGTGTAAATGCTACGATCACTTTCCCAGAAGATATGCAAATCACGAATTTCTACACTCATCCGGCCGTCGTTGTGACAAGATCGGGGAATGTATTCGAGCTGGAGATGAAAAATGTCCCTCCGAAATCTTACGTCGAATTCAGAGCCGTAGTACCGCTCCAGGCAACATCGACGATGAAGCAGGTGAATTTGGCCACGGGGGGAGCTTTCGACAGCAAATTCCTAGAAAGCGCCGAAAGAAAGGACTCTCTTCTCAGGATAGTCTCTCAATGGGTTGTACCGATTGCAGTAGTGCTGTTAACACCTTTTGTGTTGCTCATCGCGTTTCGAAAATATGGCAGGGAACACGAAGTGGGATACTTCGGAGAATACGAACGCGAATTACCGACCGACGACGCTGCCGATGTTGTGAACGCAGCGGTGAAGAATATGGCCGGAGTAGTAGATAACGACGGTATAGGTTCGGCGATGATGGAGCTGTACAGGAAGAACTACATAGACTTTGAAAGGGGAAAGGGTGACAAAGTCGATGGAATAATCATTAAAAGCAGAGATTCTTCAGCTCTGAGGCCAACGGAGGCTGCCTTTCTGAAGTTTCTCGACAAGTACGACGAAAATGATCTCTTCGATTTTTCAGATGTAAAGAAAAAAGCTACAAAAAGCCAGTCAAAAGCCAGAGCCTTCACTTCTGATCTAGGTGTTTACAAAGACAAGGTGAACAACACAGTAAAATCGAAAGGGCTCCTTGACACAAGGGGCAACTCTATAGCCAAAGGCTACTCTACACTGATGCTTCTACTTTCGATATTGATGCTTATAGTACATTCGAACCCGGCAATCTCTCATCTGCGTTTATTTTCACTTGTGTTCTACGGAGTTCTGTGGACTACAAGTTTCGTCGTTTTCATGATGCCCAGAGATGTTTTCGGTCGTTGGACGCCTGAGGGAAGAGTTTTCTACCTTAAATGGATGGGCTTTAAGAAATATCTAGAGGATTACTCGCTGCTCAATGAGAAACCACCCGAATCTATAATCCTCTGGGAAGAGTATCTGGTTTACGCGACGGCTTTGGGTATAGCCGATACTGTGAGAAAGAATCTAAACAGGATAGTTCCCGAAGATATCTGGCGCGATCAGAGTAGCCATCCCTTAATTTACTACCCGGTGACGGCTTACGCAATCAATTCTTTCAACACTCTCACTACATCGGTCAGGGCGGCTTCCTCGAGCGGTTCTGGCGGCGGAGGTTTCGGCGGAGGGGGCTCCGGTGGAGGCGGAGGTGGAGGCGGAACTGGTGGATTCTGA
- a CDS encoding sodium-translocating pyrophosphatase, which yields MNALYLPLVAGIISTLFAFVMLKRTLGYSPGNDKMQQLSRYIQEGASAFLEEEARKIFLVAVIIAAVLGVIFQSFKYPIALLFGALVSELAGVIGMYAATRANTRVAAGAEKGLSSAFKVAFSSGSVMGLAVAGFSLTGLALLMLIFKDSFLFENITDLSRAFGSISYIDGVMIISSYSLGASMIALFDRVGGGMYTKAADMSADLVGKIEEHIDEDDPRNPATIADNVGDNVGDVAGLGADILESYVASVVSAIVLAIFMKFADHGTMTETQYYGLILLPVLIAGVGVLASLVGVLVVANMKTKDAQKSLSFGNFFTGGLVLVSVAVVIGIAAPDYPFKDSFIIGPGFVSKWRLFFAIASGLVAGIIISKLSEYYTSDQYKPTKKLARDTQSGVAINITGGLALGMGSTIWPVITLALAILGAYWSAGVYGIAIAALGMLSFVGYIVSVDSYGPVADNAGGIAQMANLDPKVRKLTDRLDSVGNTTAAIGKGFAIGSAAFAALALIVSYIWGAADTANEIVNNPIINLVEPYTLIGILIGSMLPFFFTSLLIKGVSDTANLMIVEIRRQFKENPNIKTGDAVPDYKRCIEITTKGAVSRMLTPGVVAIASPFIIGLLFGRSAVAGLLMGGLASAIMIALFTANSGGAWDNAKKYIETGEFGGKGTPTHEAAVVGDTVGDPLKDTVGPSMDILIKLMSVVSLVFGSIFPAGPFFM from the coding sequence ATGAACGCTTTGTACTTACCACTTGTAGCAGGTATTATCTCTACGCTATTCGCATTTGTTATGTTGAAGAGAACTCTCGGCTACTCTCCTGGAAACGACAAGATGCAACAGCTTTCAAGATACATTCAGGAAGGAGCATCTGCCTTTCTCGAAGAGGAAGCAAGAAAGATCTTTCTAGTGGCCGTTATTATAGCGGCCGTTCTGGGAGTAATATTCCAGTCTTTCAAGTATCCTATCGCATTGCTTTTTGGAGCTCTTGTCTCGGAGTTAGCGGGGGTTATAGGTATGTACGCCGCCACGAGAGCCAACACTAGGGTCGCTGCCGGGGCAGAAAAGGGACTTTCTAGCGCTTTCAAAGTGGCCTTTTCCAGTGGCTCGGTCATGGGTTTGGCAGTCGCTGGTTTTTCTTTAACTGGTCTGGCTTTGCTCATGTTGATTTTCAAGGACTCTTTCCTTTTCGAGAACATTACCGACCTTTCTAGAGCCTTCGGTTCGATATCCTATATAGATGGGGTCATGATCATCAGCTCCTATTCTCTCGGGGCCAGTATGATCGCGCTCTTTGATAGAGTTGGTGGTGGCATGTACACCAAAGCCGCCGATATGAGCGCCGATCTAGTCGGTAAGATAGAGGAACATATAGACGAGGATGACCCAAGAAACCCAGCAACCATCGCCGATAACGTTGGAGACAACGTGGGAGACGTCGCCGGACTCGGAGCGGATATTCTTGAATCCTATGTGGCCTCGGTCGTTTCGGCAATAGTTCTGGCAATCTTCATGAAATTCGCCGATCACGGCACAATGACCGAAACTCAGTATTACGGTCTAATACTCCTTCCTGTCCTAATAGCTGGCGTCGGAGTTCTAGCATCGCTCGTAGGGGTTCTAGTTGTAGCCAACATGAAAACCAAAGATGCACAGAAAAGTCTCAGCTTCGGGAATTTTTTCACTGGCGGGCTAGTTCTGGTATCGGTAGCAGTCGTCATAGGTATAGCCGCACCGGATTATCCCTTCAAAGACTCCTTCATCATCGGTCCGGGCTTCGTTTCAAAATGGAGGTTATTCTTCGCCATTGCGTCGGGCCTTGTTGCCGGTATTATAATTTCCAAGCTGAGCGAGTACTACACTTCTGACCAATACAAACCTACAAAGAAACTTGCTAGAGACACCCAGAGCGGTGTCGCGATAAACATCACCGGCGGTCTGGCGCTGGGTATGGGAAGTACTATCTGGCCGGTCATAACGCTCGCCCTGGCCATACTTGGGGCCTACTGGTCGGCTGGGGTCTATGGAATCGCCATAGCCGCATTGGGAATGTTGTCGTTTGTAGGTTACATAGTTTCGGTCGATTCCTACGGACCGGTTGCAGATAACGCAGGTGGTATAGCTCAGATGGCCAACCTCGACCCGAAGGTCAGAAAACTGACCGACAGACTGGACTCCGTTGGAAACACCACAGCAGCCATAGGCAAGGGGTTCGCTATTGGCTCGGCAGCCTTCGCCGCCCTTGCGCTGATCGTCTCATACATCTGGGGGGCCGCCGATACGGCCAACGAAATTGTGAACAACCCGATTATCAACCTGGTTGAACCATACACTTTGATAGGAATATTGATAGGCTCTATGCTTCCCTTCTTCTTCACCTCGCTTTTGATAAAAGGTGTCTCAGACACGGCCAATTTAATGATCGTGGAAATCAGAAGACAGTTCAAGGAGAACCCAAATATCAAGACTGGAGATGCGGTACCCGATTACAAGAGATGTATCGAGATAACTACCAAGGGGGCAGTGAGTAGAATGCTTACTCCCGGAGTAGTAGCCATCGCCTCACCTTTCATAATCGGTCTTTTGTTCGGAAGGTCTGCAGTTGCCGGACTTCTAATGGGCGGGCTGGCAAGTGCAATAATGATAGCTCTCTTCACCGCCAATTCCGGTGGAGCCTGGGATAACGCAAAGAAATACATTGAGACCGGGGAGTTTGGCGGTAAGGGTACACCCACACACGAGGCAGCCGTCGTAGGAGATACTGTCGGCGATCCTCTCAAGGATACCGTTGGCCCTTCCATGGATATACTTATCAAATTGATGTCGGTCGTATCCCTTGTCTTTGGATCGATCTTCCCAGCCGGACCTTTCTTCATGTGA
- a CDS encoding ATP-dependent helicase: MKKYTLKSGDIPTFVSEGLDEEQLKAVAESSGRSLIVAGPGSGKTRVITYKIAYLVSKGINPENMLLVTFTRAASREMIERARRTSGSDLKGMLAGTFHHICNYFLRKYSAAAGLKENFTILDREDSKDLIKHCRTELLEERKAINTSTLPSAGVLQSIYSYSVNVLASLRESIVRQNRKFLGSYDEIEEIWKRYVKEKAAQNCVDYDDLLLMALKLFNENPSILAHESQRFKWILVDEFQDTNILQFRLVEMLSSVHGNLIVVGDDAQSIYSFRGARFENVYDFLNMKDSQIFKIQTNYRSTPQIVRLVNGIFPENSIEKELRAVRLDGPVPVIAETWDNLEEASFVAQRIQEHIDDGIDPDRIAVLYRSHFHSLELQMELDKRKMNYTLFSGPRFTETAHVKDVLAIMKVIQNPLDQISWGRVLRLYPGVGNTIAFRIIQEISAAVNDGHLQVEVIRSHTSNRARLENLISLLESLEPDALPAEVIKRFYESFYADYLDEKYPDARERRLDIERLMEIAGRYGSLADMLEDLAVSEKIDIEKESGQRDPSIVLTTVHQAKGLEWDVVFILAVNPGDFPNSMAIIEGSLEEEQRIFYVAATRAKDYLYIMRQKGGRSRPTIGNRYVFRSGHDFIERIPSDAVERWDIGWDF; the protein is encoded by the coding sequence ATGAAAAAGTATACACTTAAAAGCGGGGACATTCCAACTTTTGTGAGCGAAGGACTCGATGAAGAACAACTGAAGGCCGTTGCAGAATCCTCTGGGCGTTCTTTGATAGTTGCCGGCCCCGGTTCGGGAAAGACAAGGGTAATTACCTACAAAATTGCCTACCTGGTCAGCAAAGGAATTAATCCCGAAAATATGCTGCTTGTAACCTTTACAAGAGCCGCTTCTAGAGAGATGATCGAGAGAGCCAGAAGAACCAGCGGCTCGGATTTGAAGGGAATGCTAGCCGGTACTTTCCACCATATCTGCAATTACTTCCTCAGAAAATACTCGGCTGCAGCTGGTCTGAAAGAGAACTTCACTATACTCGACAGAGAAGACTCAAAAGATTTGATAAAGCACTGCAGAACAGAACTTCTGGAAGAGCGCAAAGCAATTAACACTTCCACGCTACCATCTGCGGGTGTTTTGCAGAGCATTTATTCTTACTCGGTTAATGTTCTAGCCTCTCTAAGAGAATCGATAGTGAGACAGAACAGGAAATTTTTAGGTTCTTACGACGAGATCGAGGAGATCTGGAAGCGTTATGTCAAGGAAAAAGCGGCCCAGAACTGCGTCGATTACGACGATCTTCTACTGATGGCCCTGAAGCTTTTCAACGAGAATCCATCAATTCTTGCCCATGAATCACAAAGGTTCAAATGGATCCTGGTCGATGAGTTTCAGGACACCAATATACTTCAATTCAGGCTGGTTGAAATGCTTTCCTCTGTCCACGGGAATCTGATTGTGGTAGGTGACGATGCCCAGTCTATCTACTCATTCAGAGGAGCCAGATTCGAAAACGTTTACGATTTCCTGAACATGAAGGATTCTCAGATCTTCAAAATACAGACCAACTACCGTTCCACCCCACAGATAGTTAGATTGGTTAATGGGATCTTCCCTGAAAACTCTATAGAGAAGGAACTGAGAGCAGTGAGACTTGATGGACCGGTTCCTGTGATAGCAGAAACCTGGGATAACCTTGAGGAAGCCTCTTTCGTAGCCCAGCGTATTCAGGAACATATAGACGACGGGATCGATCCGGATAGGATAGCCGTTCTGTACAGATCTCACTTTCATTCACTTGAACTCCAAATGGAACTAGATAAAAGAAAAATGAACTACACTCTCTTCTCCGGTCCCAGATTCACCGAAACGGCTCATGTGAAGGATGTACTGGCGATTATGAAGGTTATTCAGAACCCTCTGGACCAGATTTCCTGGGGAAGGGTACTCAGACTCTACCCCGGAGTGGGAAACACTATAGCTTTCCGGATAATACAGGAGATATCTGCAGCAGTTAACGATGGCCATCTTCAGGTTGAAGTTATAAGGTCTCATACGAGCAACAGGGCTAGACTTGAAAATCTTATTAGTCTTCTCGAGAGCCTCGAACCGGATGCACTTCCAGCGGAAGTTATAAAGAGGTTCTACGAGAGCTTCTATGCGGATTATCTGGATGAAAAATATCCAGATGCGAGAGAGAGACGTTTAGATATAGAAAGGCTTATGGAAATAGCCGGTAGGTACGGTTCGCTCGCAGATATGCTTGAAGACCTCGCGGTTAGCGAGAAGATAGATATCGAGAAGGAGTCCGGGCAGCGTGACCCTTCTATAGTTCTTACTACCGTTCATCAGGCGAAGGGACTAGAATGGGATGTCGTTTTCATTTTGGCAGTTAATCCCGGTGATTTCCCCAACTCTATGGCCATAATAGAAGGTTCTCTTGAAGAAGAGCAAAGGATATTCTATGTTGCAGCAACCAGAGCAAAGGACTATCTGTACATCATGAGGCAAAAGGGTGGCAGATCACGTCCAACGATTGGTAATAGATACGTATTCAGGAGTGGACACGACTTCATAGAGAGGATTCCGAGCGATGCCGTCGAACGGTGGGATATTGGCTGGGATTTTTGA
- a CDS encoding histidine phosphatase family protein: MLTVYLMRHGQSQANLERIFANGDDGYPLTEEGRAQVSLTAELLALKNIKRIYTSPILRARQSAAIVEKKLGIESVVLDEIREFSVGELEGRPISGEAEATFMRLMLQWITGNSSEKIPGGENHLEIIGRMKKAIDIVVSENHVGEVLLVSHGGFLTMTLPFLCSGIDIREFFSRPSYGIGNCSITTVRVNNGAQFPSIELVDWANSSHLG, encoded by the coding sequence ATGCTGACAGTATATTTAATGCGTCATGGTCAGAGCCAGGCTAATTTAGAGAGAATCTTTGCCAACGGCGACGATGGATATCCTTTGACCGAGGAAGGCAGAGCACAGGTCTCTTTGACAGCCGAACTGTTAGCTCTGAAAAATATAAAAAGAATATACACTTCACCGATTCTGCGGGCACGACAAAGTGCCGCGATAGTTGAAAAAAAGCTGGGTATAGAGTCTGTGGTGCTGGATGAGATAAGAGAATTCAGTGTCGGGGAGCTTGAAGGACGACCTATTTCTGGAGAAGCCGAAGCGACTTTTATGAGGCTTATGCTTCAGTGGATCACCGGAAATTCCAGCGAGAAAATTCCGGGTGGAGAAAATCATCTGGAGATAATTGGCAGAATGAAGAAGGCCATCGATATTGTTGTGAGTGAAAACCATGTTGGCGAGGTTCTGCTGGTGAGTCACGGAGGGTTCCTGACCATGACTCTTCCTTTCTTGTGCAGTGGAATAGATATCAGGGAGTTCTTCTCAAGACCTTCCTATGGAATCGGAAACTGCTCAATTACTACTGTGAGGGTCAACAATGGTGCGCAATTCCCATCAATCGAACTGGTGGATTGGGCAAACTCTTCTCATCTAGGGTGA